A stretch of the Nothobranchius furzeri strain GRZ-AD chromosome 5, NfurGRZ-RIMD1, whole genome shotgun sequence genome encodes the following:
- the LOC129163354 gene encoding histone H2B 1/2-like, translating into MVWRKLTHLSVSHIRTKMPEPAKSAPKKGSKKAVTKTAGKGGKKRKRTRKESYAIYVYKVLKQVHPDTGISSKAMSIMNSFVNDIFERIASEASRLAHYNKRSTITSREIQTAVRLLLPGELAKHAVSEGTKAVTKYTSSK; encoded by the coding sequence ATGGTGTGGAGGAAGCTAACGCATCTGTCTGTTAGTCATATCAGAACTAAAATGCCTGAACCCGCCAAGTCTGCGCCCAAGAAAGGCTCCAAGAAAGCGGTGACTAAAACCGCCGGCAAGGGAggaaagaagaggaagaggaccaGGAAGGAGAGCTATGCCATCTACGTGTACAAGGTGTTGAAGCAGGTCCACCCCGACACCGGGATCTCCTCCAAAGCCATGAGCATCATGAACTCGTTCGTGAACGACATCTTTGAGCGCATCGCTTCTGAAGCGTCCCGTCTGGCGCACTACAACAAGCGCTCTACCATCACCTCCCGGGAGATTCAGACCGCTGTCCGCCTCCTGCTGCCTGGTGAGCTGGCTAAGCACGCAGTGTCTGAGGGCACCAAGGCTGTCACCAAGTACACCAGCTCAAAATAA